A single region of the Sphaeramia orbicularis chromosome 6, fSphaOr1.1, whole genome shotgun sequence genome encodes:
- the LOC115421156 gene encoding liver carboxylesterase 2-like, translating to MEFHAMKTLLLTFAFGLSLHVSADQHAPVVHTKLGSLRGEYVSVKGKDSGSHTFLGVPFAKPPVGPALRLAAPQPVEAWEGVREATRQPLMCIQNKQISTDLLSKFGLEAEIPDVSEDCLYLNIHTPANRAPDARLPVMVWIHGGGFTMGSASLFDGSALAVYQDVVVVAIQYRLGLLGFLSTGDDSISGNFGLLDQVEALKWVQQHIHNFGGNPDLVTIFGESAGGVSVSLLLLSPLSKGLFHHAIAESGTAAIDMLVSNDPLPSAKMVANISGCSFESTERFGNCMRRLDMDTVVTIAEDINVRYTINVDGHFLRKPVDEMFRNHELITVPFMTGINSDEGGYLLADFFAPQNWTEGMDRETVKNILSIFFPGADFLDLILDEYTGNGEDRVKNRKGFTDILGDIIFNIPAIKTANAHRDAGATVYFYEYRQPPSFLKAIRPSFVGCDHGDEIFSVFGYCFTTTYAKISGNCLEEDEQMNRIMMAYWGNFAHTGSPSGGGLVEWPKYGAEEEYLEIDTKQVVHQHLKKERFVFMTQTLPKKMQEQEKTGHSEL from the exons CACCTGTAGTCCATACAAAACTCGGGAGCCTTAGAGGTGAGTATGTGAGTGTGAAGGGGAAAGACAGTGGAAGCCACACCTTCCTGGGTGTACCTTTTGCAAAGCCACCTGTAGGACCTGCTCTGAGACTGGCTGCACCTCAGCCTGTGGAAGCATGGGAAGGAGTGAGAGAAGCCACCCGGCAACCACTTAT GtgcattcaaaataaacaaattagtACTGACTTGCTTTCAAAATTCGGCTTGGAGGCAGAAATCCCAGACGTTTCAGAAGACTGCCTTTACCTTAACATTCATACACCTGCAAACAGAGCACCTGATGCCAGACTCCCA GTCATGGTGTGGATCCATGGGGGAGGGTTCACTATGGGAAGTGCCTCATTGTTTGATGGTTCTGCCCTGGCTGTTTATCAGGATGTGGTTGTGGTTGCAATCCAGTATCGCTTAGGACTTCTGGGTTTTCTCAG CACCGGAGATGACAGCATTTCTGGAAACTTTGGTCTGCTGGACCAGGTAGAAGCTTTGAAGTGGGTCCAGCAGCACATTCACAACTTTGGTGGAAACCCAGATCTAGTCACCATATTTGGGGAGTCTGCTGGTGGAGTCAGCGTGTCTCTCCTG CTTCTTTCACCACTATCAAAAGGTTTGTTCCACCATGCAATTGCTGAAAGTGGCACAGCTGCAATAGACATGTTGGTGTCCAATGATCCTCTTCCAAGTGCAAAG ATGGTGGCAAATATTTCCGGCTGTAGCTTTGAAAGCACAGAGAGATTTGGCAACTGCATGAGAAGGCTTGACATGGATACTGTTGTGACTATCGCAGag GATATAAATGTGAGATATACTATAAATGTTGATGGACACTTCCTGAGAAAACCTGTGGATGAGATGTTCCGTAATCACGAACTTATCACTGTGCCATTCATGACTGGGATTAACAGTGATGAAGGTGGCTATTTACTTGCTGAT TTCTTTGCTcctcaaaactggacagaggGAATGGATCGGGAGACTGTGAAGAACATACTGTCCATCTTCTTCCCTGGT GCAGATTTTCTAGATTTGATATTGGATGAATACACTGGAAATGGTGAAGATAGagtgaaaaacagaaaaggaTTTACTGACATCCTTGGAGACATTATATTCAATATTCCAGCCATTAAAACAGCAAATGCCCACAGAG ATGCAGGAGCCACTGTATACTTTTATGAGTACCGACAACCACCATCTTTCTTGAAGGCAATTAGACCAAGTTTTGTTGGATGTGACCATGGGGATGAAATCTTTTCAGTATTTGGATATTGCTTCACAACTACTTATGCCAAAATATCAG GTAACTGCCTTGAAGAGGACGAACAGATGAATAGGATCATGATGGCATACTGGGGGAACTTTGCTCATACAGG GTCTCCTAGTGGGGGTGGCCTTGTGGAGTGGCCAAAGTATGGAGCAGAAGAAGAATATCTGGAGATCGATACGAAGCAGGTGGTCCATCAACACCTGAAGAAGGAGCGGTTTGTCTTCATGACTCAGACACTGCCCAAGAAGATGCAAGAGCAAGAGAAGACGGGGCACAGTGAATTGTAG